The sequence gAACAATAATGTGGAATTGAagtaaaaatagaagaaaaggctgcGAAAATCGACCGTCTAGCCCGAATGAGTTGGAAACACCGGGAAACCTTGTTTTATACAGCATAGAGTGGCTGTGCCAAAGCCAATAAACCAGATTGAATCCAGATCAAACTTTCTGGTacaaaactataaaatatatttgaTGTATTAGAGCATTCTTCTTGTAAGAGGAGATTTGTATAATAAGATTAAGGTACTAATACATAATAAATCCCGAATTGATAATATTAACGACTGATTGCTATATACTTCTAAAAGTCGGGTGCGACCGTCGGCCAAACCAGATAAACTCTAGGCCACAAAATAGGAAgcattaattaatataacagAACCTAAGGCTTCGTGAAGAATTCGCTACATTATGCAATGCAGTAATGCACTATTTTTCCAACACCAAACGGCTTGTAGAGTCGACGAGACTTAGCCATTGCTGGAGTAGGCCTAGGAATCCTTGAAAATAGTAATGAAACTGTAACACCCTACGTGTTCTACAATTAATTTACTCACAAGTATGGCATTTGCCCCTGGGCCATATTTAGGATGGTTGTGTGTGTCTTCGGCTACTTCCACATGTAGcgatatataataaaagcagcaAAGCTAATTCTTAGTTTTCTCATCTACAAACATGGTAGGCAATTGTTTTCGGAAAGTTACCGAGGCAAGGATTCACCCCGGGTCGTTGTTGGTCATAGAGGGAATGCATATCAAAGGAAGCTATCGCAGCAATACGACATAGACGGCGGCAATATGCCAGAGATAGATAGCGTTGTTTCAAGGTTGGACTGGATTATTGGATTATCAAGAAATTCAACCACCTCTCAAACCCCCCAGCTTAATTCCTTTAAGAAAGCTCATTTTTCTGCAATACCCCAATCAAAAGCACATAACAACAATCTTATAATTCGAACCCTGTTGTCGGTATTTTAATAACGTTACCTTGGATAGCTATGAAGCTTTTACATCTCCTTGTTACAGCAACTATATCGGCCGCTGCAGTACGCTGGGCCAACGATGACGAACTCGCTGTCATGAATGCCAACCGTGGTAAGGTCGGCACGGCTCTTGCAATGCCAAATGCTGTAGAGATGCAGACCATGGAGGTGGAACGAATGTTCAATATTACTCCGGGCCTTGTGCCCATTGGAAAGATGAGAGAAATTTGGAAATACCATGGCCAGAATGTTGATGAGGATCAATTGCTACACTGGCTAGCCAATTCAACCCAACAGGCTCAGGATCGTCGTGGTGCGCAGCAAATATTAGCTGCCAACCAATTTATTCGTGCTGGCGGCTGGGCAATGTTCATAGCATTCAGTTCCGATGCTGGTAGCACTATTCGAGCAGTTTGGAATGACTGCTATGGTGCTGCTACCAAGGATGGAACTGCAACCGGTAAAGAATGTGGTGATAAGGTCATCGCTGCAATCGTGAAAGCTAGTTGGTCCTTTGTGGCGGGTGGATTAGGGTATGGAGCCATACTATTACAGGGTCAAGCGGATCCAAACCAACCTGTCTACGAACTGCAGAACCAGTTACCGCCTGACTTGGAGCATGGAGTGCAGAGGAAGCGTTCGGCAGACCAGGCGTGCCCAAACCACAATGGCAACTTTAATGGTTTCTATGGAGTAAGGTTTCATCTCGGGCCACATATCGGTGCTAAACTGTCCGGGTTTGCACCTTGTGGTGCAGGAGGTCCAAAACCCAATGACGCTGCACAAGGTAGCTTCGGTTACCAAATCAACAGAGCGGCTGGTGATAACGGAGCAGCTAGAATGCAATTCTACACGATTCAGGATGGTTCTAGGGTTAATATTATGGGTGGCGCTATCGTCTACGAAACCAACCCGACTGACACCTGCCCAGAGTTCATCGGTTTTAACGGTTGTGAAGAATAGCTGGGGTAGATTAGAATATGGTTTCAGAACGATCAGAGCCGTCCGAGGGACAGGTTGTGTAGAGAGATATCAATAGTGCTATACCTCAATGTATGCAAGGTATAACTTAGTTGTCTATAATTACAGCACTCCGTAGGTActctgtgctgtgctgcacACATGCAATTGGTCACCCACGTGATTTCAAGTGGTGGGGCCTTTTAATAGCAGTATAAAGGATATGACACCCCCGCTGACGCTATAATTCCTTTCATTCTGTTTTTGCCCCAGCAGACTTCAATCCCATCAAGTCACTCTTTCAGGTCCCAAGATTATAATCATAAGCTACTAAAAGCTAATCTAATCTTGGACTGCCGACTTCCAGAATTacatctttcttttcttggtgCAATATATTATTGGCCTTCTACTTGCTTCGATATTTTATCTGACAAAGTCTAAGTCAAAGGTTATATATTATGGGCAATTCAATGCGAGAAGCAATACAACAAAACGTCATTTACCGCCAATACGTTTTTCTAATTTTACTTACACTCCTTCACggatactataattttatacgCCTTGATGGGTGGCTTCGTGGGACCATAGGTTTTCTTAAGGAAACTGTAACAGTCATTGTCGTTGGCCAGTTTTACTTGGGTAATTATTACGCAAGTTGTGATAAGAAACGCCATATTGCAGAACGAAATGTACGACAGGCTACACATGCAGCAAATACTACTGGCATTGTCTTTATTGCACTTGGGCTAGTTTGGGGCTGCTACATACTAACAACAAACAACCACGACAACGAAGATGCATTTAATATCATGAATAATAGGTTATACCTTATTGTTCTTATGACAATGGCATTTTTTATTCagctttgctttttaaaGCCTGGTATTAACGAGCTTGAATTTtttgtatatattttaagatATCCATGGCGCTTTATCTGGCCAGCTCAATGGAATGAAATCTTTAGAGGCAATGAGAATAAGcattagaaaagaaaacctcATATTGCTCCGGTGTCGAGGTTAACTAAGGAGAGCGAGTATTGTCCGACGCCGCTCTCGTGGACTGCCGAGAATATCAACGAACCTATCGCCAAGCTGTTACCGGACAAAGGCGCCGAGGTTTGCTCTAATGGTCATGAGAATCGTATGCCGCTCTCGTGGAGCGCTCTGAATGGACTTGAGGTGATTGTTGAACTGTTGATAGACAAGGGCCTAGGTTGATTGGATGAGTAGTTCTAGAAAGACAAGCTTATGGGGGGCTAGAGAGAATGGGTATGGTAAAGTCGAACTGCTACTCCAGGCTATAGGAGGAGCCAGATTGCATGAATTTTTGGGCATTCAGCTTTATTATCTTGCTCAGAGTAGATACTTTTATACTGGAGAGCGCTTGACGGCATAACGTCTATCTGACCAGACAGTTTTTGTACCCAACGCTACAGTGAAAACACTAGCACGACGCTCTTTCTGAATATGGAGCTGGATCCTGCAACTTAGGCACAGTTTTACATAAGACCCGCAAGCAATCTACTCGGTAGGCCACTCAATCTGATATAAGATGACTGCCCCTTTTCAGGGGAGAGAGAACATTCGGAGAAAACGCAAAGAGCAGAGGATCTGACCATATTGGACTGAAATTCAGCCTCTGGTCGCCATATACCTCTTAACTTAATcgtttatagtaattaatggTCTGACTAGTCCAACTAATCCGCCCATGTTCTTGAGAAATCGCGAGACCAGACCAAACAACCCAAACCATTGCGATCACTACGTACATGTAtctaattaataataatagcttatgAGCACATAATACTACTACAAACAAACTTCttaataatagctagctTCTAGCCATGATCGTTTCACAAAGTCAAGGGCCCCCATTGCATGCAACTCCCAACTCGTTTTGAAGTGATCAAAGGCGTGATCTTCCCCGCCTGCTACATCAAACCTGACCGTAGTATCAGGCAGCTTCTCAAGGATTAAATCGACAAATTCCTGCGTAGTTCGCAAGTGTACAACGCTGTCGGCATTCCCATGCAATATCCAGCTAGGAAGTTATTTAGTCAAACTCAAGCATTGACCTTCCGGCTTTTGGTCACTTACATCTTCTTTGGCAGCCTAGCGCCAGCTTGTAGTCTCTCTATGGGAATAAACTCTGGTCGATTCAGACCTCTAGGATCGAAGATTTTCGAGTGATATAATCCGTACTGTGCCGCAGCTGCCGCAAATAAGGTCCTTTCAAAACCAGCCTTAGTCGTCACTgtgttctttttctcctcaatCCAGTCTAGAACAGAGGTCTTTGATGGCATTTCTTCTCGTGCCATACGCAGGATAGTCGGTTCATCATCTCTGGGACCGGATAACATAATTGGATCTCTCGGATTCACAAACGGATATGCTGTGGCTACAGCTTGGATGTCATCCGGGTGCGTTAACGCCAGCTGTATTGCGGCGTAGCCACCAGCTGAGCTACCAGTAAGAAGCAGACGAGAAACGTCCAGTGAGTGTTCAGGAGAGCGATtctgcagcatcttggcGAAGTTATCGTTGCGACTCCACTGCCAGAAGT comes from Trichoderma asperellum chromosome 3, complete sequence and encodes:
- a CDS encoding uncharacterized protein (EggNog:ENOG41~TransMembrane:4 (i12-31o43-65i85-106o122-140i)), whose amino-acid sequence is MGNSMREAIQQNVIYRQYVFLILLTLLHGYYNFIRLDGWLRGTIGFLKETVTVIVVGQFYLGNYYASCDKKRHIAERNVRQATHAANTTGIVFIALGLVWGCYILTTNNHDNEDAFNIMNNRLYLIVLMTMAFFIQLCFLKPGINELEFFVYILRYPWRFIWPAQWNEIFRGNENKH
- a CDS encoding uncharacterized protein (EggNog:ENOG41~CAZy:CE10); translated protein: MAVQWQDDSIFNHFTVFEETFKTVGSHKIMAAILIPKGLAPGVHPAIFNFHGGFLVNAHSLFAPFFPIWSLKLALENKAIIVSPDYRLLPSENGVADILEDLEDFWQWSRNDNFAKMLQNRSPEHSLDVSRLLLTGSSAGGYAAIQLALTHPDDIQAVATAYPFVNPRDPIMLSGPRDDEPTILRMAREEMPSKTSVLDWIEEKKNTVTTKAGFERTLFAAAAAQYGLYHSKIFDPRGLNRPEFIPIERLQAGARLPKKIWILHGNADSVVHLRTTQEFVDLILEKLPDTTVRFDVAGGEDHAFDHFKTSWELHAMGALDFVKRSWLEASYY
- a CDS encoding uncharacterized protein (EggNog:ENOG41), with protein sequence MNANRGKVGTALAMPNAVEMQTMEVERMFNITPGLVPIGKMREIWKYHGQNVDEDQLLHWLANSTQQAQDRRGAQQILAANQFIRAGGWAMFIAFSSDAGSTIRAVWNDCYGAATKDGTATGKECGDKVIAAIVKASWSFVAGGLGYGAILLQGQADPNQPVYELQNQLPPDLEHGVQRKRSADQACPNHNGNFNGFYGVRFHLGPHIGAKLSGFAPCGAGGPKPNDAAQGSFGYQINRAAGDNGAARMQFYTIQDGSRVNIMGGAIVYETNPTDTCPEFIGFNGCEE